The following are from one region of the Candidatus Rokuibacteriota bacterium genome:
- a CDS encoding IS630 family transposase yields MRPAGTPEQLEQRRRRAIAQVKAGQTLSAVARQFSASASSVSRWWQAYEREGARGLRPKPTPGRPSRLSPGQKAKLVTLLGHGPLRAGYRTDLWTLPRVAALIRQQFGVRYHPAHVWKVLTGLGWSCQKPERRAVERDEPAIARWKRSAWPRIKKRRPPGRPPRVRR; encoded by the coding sequence ATGAGACCAGCCGGAACACCCGAGCAACTGGAGCAACGGCGGCGGCGGGCGATCGCGCAGGTGAAGGCCGGGCAGACGCTGTCGGCGGTGGCGCGCCAGTTCTCCGCCTCGGCGAGTTCGGTGTCCCGGTGGTGGCAGGCGTACGAGCGCGAGGGGGCGCGGGGCCTGCGCCCCAAGCCCACCCCAGGACGCCCATCGCGATTATCGCCCGGCCAGAAAGCGAAGCTGGTCACGCTGCTGGGCCACGGGCCGTTGCGGGCCGGGTACCGCACCGATCTCTGGACGTTGCCCCGAGTGGCCGCGCTGATCCGCCAGCAGTTTGGCGTTCGCTATCATCCGGCGCACGTGTGGAAAGTCCTGACCGGCCTGGGCTGGAGCTGCCAGAAGCCCGAGCGGCGGGCCGTCGAGCGGGACGAACCGGCCATCGCCCGGTGGAAGCGGAGCGCGTGGCCCCGGATAAAAAAACGCCGCCCGCCGGGGCGCCCACCTCGTGTTCGTCGATGA
- the murB gene encoding UDP-N-acetylmuramate dehydrogenase, protein MLGRITGAVRFREPLSFHTSLRIGGPAEFFIMPQDLVDLRYALAFAEQEDLPLIVIGGGNNLLVSDRGLQAVVVKLQGILSRAEFAGDEVAVGAGMPLSALIREAAAQGLGGLEYLAGIPATVGGALATKARTAEGALIEHCSAVYFVHPDGTLGEHRAGGPAGGRTFDLPTGGILVGCRLQLERRPAQVVQKALQYRLKVWKESQPFTLATAGYIWKNPPGDRAARLVEMVGLRGKRVNGAEISSKSANLIVNVGGATHHDILALMEMARERVETRLGITLHPEIRLVGFPAGVPFEAQPMELSAAR, encoded by the coding sequence ATGTTAGGGCGAATCACCGGCGCCGTCAGGTTCAGAGAACCCCTCAGCTTCCACACCTCGTTGCGGATCGGTGGCCCCGCGGAGTTTTTCATCATGCCGCAGGACCTCGTTGATCTCCGCTACGCTCTCGCCTTCGCCGAACAGGAGGATCTGCCCCTCATCGTGATCGGCGGCGGCAACAATCTGCTCGTCTCCGACCGCGGCCTGCAGGCCGTCGTCGTGAAGCTACAGGGCATTCTCAGTCGAGCCGAGTTCGCCGGCGACGAGGTCGCGGTGGGAGCGGGCATGCCGCTCTCTGCCCTCATCCGGGAGGCCGCGGCGCAGGGTCTGGGCGGCCTCGAGTACCTGGCGGGGATTCCGGCCACCGTCGGGGGCGCGCTGGCGACCAAGGCGCGGACAGCCGAAGGCGCGCTCATCGAGCATTGTTCGGCCGTCTACTTCGTGCATCCCGACGGGACCCTGGGCGAGCACCGCGCGGGAGGGCCTGCCGGCGGGCGGACCTTCGATCTGCCGACGGGCGGCATCCTCGTGGGCTGCCGGCTGCAGCTCGAGCGTCGTCCGGCCCAGGTCGTCCAGAAGGCTCTGCAGTACCGGCTGAAAGTGTGGAAGGAATCGCAGCCCTTCACCCTCGCGACCGCGGGCTACATCTGGAAGAATCCGCCCGGCGATCGCGCCGCCCGACTCGTCGAGATGGTTGGCCTCCGCGGCAAGCGCGTGAACGGCGCCGAGATCTCCTCGAAGTCTGCCAACCTGATCGTCAACGTTGGCGGGGCCACCCATCACGATATCCTCGCGCTCATGGAGATGGCTCGCGAGCGCGTCGAGACGCGGCTGGGCATCACGCTCCACCCCGAGATCAGGCTGGTCGGGTTCCCGGCCGGCGTCCCCTTCGAGGCGCAGCCGATGGAGCTATCCGCCGCTCGCTAG
- a CDS encoding protein-L-isoaspartate(D-aspartate) O-methyltransferase → MVEDQIKARGIKDEGVLAAMLKVPRERFVPSGVVPQAYADRPLPIGYGQTISQPYIVAYMTEGLQVTNKKKVLEIGTGSGYQAAVLGELAREVYTIEIVPQLADHARNTLAELGYRNVHVRTGDGYLGWPEQAPFDAIMVTAAPDHVPQPLVDQLAVGGRMIIPVGVAYQEILLVSRTPTGIVQQRTIPVRFVPLVRPPR, encoded by the coding sequence ATGGTCGAAGACCAGATCAAAGCGCGTGGCATCAAGGACGAAGGGGTGCTGGCCGCGATGTTGAAGGTGCCGCGCGAGCGGTTCGTGCCAAGCGGAGTGGTGCCGCAGGCCTACGCCGATCGGCCGCTGCCGATCGGCTACGGCCAAACGATCTCACAGCCCTACATCGTGGCCTACATGACCGAAGGGCTGCAGGTCACGAACAAGAAAAAGGTGCTGGAGATCGGCACTGGGTCGGGCTATCAGGCTGCGGTCCTGGGCGAGCTGGCGCGCGAGGTCTACACGATCGAGATCGTGCCGCAGCTTGCCGACCACGCCCGCAACACGCTTGCGGAGCTCGGCTACCGGAACGTGCACGTGCGCACGGGCGACGGATACCTCGGATGGCCCGAGCAGGCGCCGTTCGATGCGATCATGGTGACCGCGGCGCCCGACCACGTGCCGCAGCCGCTGGTGGATCAGCTCGCGGTCGGCGGGCGCATGATCATTCCCGTAGGCGTCGCCTATCAGGAAATCCTGCTCGTCTCGCGGACGCCAACCGGCATCGTTCAGCAGCGCACCATCCCCGTCCGCTTCGTGCCGCTGGTGAGGCCGCCCCGGTAA